The following are encoded in a window of Penaeus monodon isolate SGIC_2016 chromosome 9, NSTDA_Pmon_1, whole genome shotgun sequence genomic DNA:
- the LOC119577102 gene encoding LOW QUALITY PROTEIN: uncharacterized protein LOC119577102 (The sequence of the model RefSeq protein was modified relative to this genomic sequence to represent the inferred CDS: inserted 1 base in 1 codon) gives MGEPFVIISEGPALGDFAERIKDDLPVGEPVYNILLFHARGHGYAYTFYTLKDHPHTHVIMWRSKDDTEIGFHCRESEVELLKSALKQSLLFSWQAPFEIACVPAYLIAAMQEVARHKTGCXLTETKTFVFSYNSPQDDEPLRCRAGLRVCRLGTAAVRRMLERSKYDKHRPLDATVRMAQNIASAGVYECPAAKSEEVIDPEDVPVGGEGETPLAYISTIFYGGLAMLLTEEEHRGRGLGSLVTQVAAKMLAAQGYAPHAYVEIDNAVSSAMFSKLRGWHMTQRASWMHPPFVQPSDAPDT, from the exons ATGGGAGAACCATTTGTGATCATCAGCGAGGGACCGGCACTGGGTGACTTTGCTGAGAGGATTAAGGACGATCTCCCGGTTGGTGAGCCA GTGTATAATATTCTGTTGTTTCATGCCCGTGGCCATGGCTATGCCTACACTTTCTACACGCTCAAAGATCACCCCCACACCCACGTCATCATGTGGCGCAGCAAA GATGATACGGAAATCGGGTTTCACTGTCGGGAGAGCGAGGTAGAGCTCCTGAAGTCGGCCCTGAAGCAGTCGCTCTTGTTCTCTTGGCAGGCGCCTTTTGAGATTGCTTGCGTGCCGGCCTATTTGATCGCTGCCATGCAGGAGGTGGCCAGGCACAAGACTGGAT TTCTAACGGAGACAAAAACTTTTGTCTTTAGTTACAATTCTCCTCAAGACGACGAGCCTCTTAG ATGCCGAGCGGGGTTGCGTGTGTGTCGGCTGGGAACGGCTGCCGTCCGCCGCATGCTTGAGCGCAGCAAGTATGACAAACACAGACCTCTCGACGCCACAGTACGCATGGCCCAGAACATCGCTTCGGCCGGCGTATACGAGTGCCCGGCCGCCAAATCTGAAGAGGTTATCGACCCGGAAGACGTGCCCGTGGGTGGGGAAGGCGAGACGCCTCTCGCATATATCAGCACTATATTCTATGGAGGTTTGGCCATGCTCTTGACGGAGGAGGAGCATCGTGGGCGTGGGCTTGGAAGCCTCGTGACTCAGGTCGCGGCTAAAATGCTGGCCGCCCAAGGATACGCCCCTCATGCCTATGTGGAAATCGATAACGCAGTATCTTCTGCGATGTTCAGCAAGCTACGAGGCTGGCACATGACGCAGAGGGCGTCCTGGATGCACCCGCCCTTCGTGCAGCCCTCAGACGCCCCCGACACCTGA